From the Gymnogyps californianus isolate 813 chromosome 2, ASM1813914v2, whole genome shotgun sequence genome, one window contains:
- the LOC127012586 gene encoding uncharacterized protein LOC127012586, with protein sequence MVWGKFIFLLCECIILSQSTGNLNNQPNLAWELITGFVRIWNRTDQGFCVDLPTSASEGLKFAVIWLNLSRVLNSKLEMLNQKCIQNTLWKEQCLWGIDYAPSLGWEADYIPSPVAYKFPVNTTWRDMWKATCWKQQLCIGTMSATLAAREGWTACPQEVQLPCMSVLNSKWCPREEEIPCNLVRWWDPPPHGEPLQHEYNVPLSPGWCIQIPRRWGSYAHQNRSRYEYAWSLKHALRDPDNIIDVREIDPLPYKNTPLMTCSRTIDCKSLTWDPIETWYVSELRTFIRDMCTCWGFPVPGFKRRDPRCKGPITSRKTALKCGVTLTHETKWNLVWKGGIGVTKSYDPLTCSTMRYPSPQGTFWACSNGKMYSQLHVHEMAGLRCTIGVPTMCPSKVFNFSVPHHNRRRWESDGPKTRPEWAVHGVQVPDYYTWGMTTSLMLENIFTPYVTLKRHQFVLENLTWQVHVLSNWTRYTFGETNLQVQQVSKMALQNRLALDMLLLKEQGVCGMLNLTDGECCLTIHNATTTIEEAREKMREVTEKTGELFQAMQPKDRFNGWDPKTWLTSLAGSLGLTGWGKWLVNIGLMILCGFLFLIMGLAIGRCMISRLLSSITSIRHVRITTVEEDLRESDF encoded by the coding sequence ATGGTGTGGGGAAAGtttatattcttactttgtGAATGTATAATCTTGTCTCAATCAACGGGGAATCTGAATAACCAACCCAACCTGGCATGGGAATTGATTACTGGTTTCGTCCGAATCTGGAATCGGACAGACCAAGGGTTTTGCGTGGACCTCCCTACGTCCGCGTCAGAGGGTCTCAAATTTGCCGTTATTTGGTTAAATCTCTCACGagtgttaaattcaaaattagaaatgttaaaccAAAAGTGTATTCAGAATACTCTCTGGAAGGAACAATGTTTGTGGGGAATTGACTACGCACCTTCTCTGGGGTGGGAAGCTGACTACATACCCTCTCCGGTAGCCTATAAGTTTCCAGTTAACACGACCTGGAGGGATATGTGGAAGGctacatgctggaagcaacagctctgcataGGAACTATGAGTGCTACCCTTGCAGCCCGAGAGGGTTGGACAGCATGTCCCCAGGAAGTGCAACTCCCTTGCATGTCTGTACTGAATTCGAAGTGGTGTCCCCGGGAGGAGGAGATCCCTTGTAATCTGGTACGTTGGTGGGACCCTCCCCCTCACGGTGAACCCCTACAACATGAATATAATGTTCCGCTATCCCCAGGTTGGTGTATTCAAATTCCTCGCAGATGGGGTAGCTATGCCCACCAGAATCGTTCTCGCTATGAATACGCTTGGTCCCTTAAGCATGCTTTACGTGATCCAGACAATATAATTGATGTGCGGGAAATAGATCCCCTACCCTATAAGAACACCCCCTTAATGACCTGTTCACGGACCATTGATTGTAAATCGTTAACATGGGACCCTATAGAAACATGGTATGTCTCAGAATTGCGAACTTTCATTCGGGATATGTGTACTTGCTGGGGTTTTCCGGTACCAGGATTTAAACGTAGAGACCCCAGGTGTAAAGGGCCCATTACCAGTcgaaaaactgcattaaaatgtggaGTCACACTTACCCACGAAACCAAGTGGAACCTTGTGTGGAAAGGAGGAATCGGAGTAACTAAATCCTATGACCCATTAACGTGCTCCACTATGAGATATCCATCCCCTCAGGGCACCTTTTGGGCATGTTCGAATGGGAAAATGTACTCACAGCTGCATGTACACGAAATGGCAGGTTTACGCTGTACCATCGGCGTTCCAACAATGTGCCCTTCTAAAGTGTTCAATTTCTCAGTGCCCCATCATAACAGAAGGCGCTGGGAAAGTGATGGACCCAAGACGCGACCTGAGTGGGCAGTGCATGGAGTTCAGGTGCCTGATTATTACACCTGGGGCATGACAACATCTCTGATGTTGGAGAATATATTTACCCCATATGTGACCCTTAAAAGGCACCAATTCgttttagaaaatctgacctGGCAAGTACACGTCCTAAGCAATTGGACCCGTTATACTTTCGGGGAAACAAATTTACAGGTTCAACAAGTGtctaaaatggctttgcaaaacagattagctTTAGATATGTTATTGTTAAAGGAGCAAGGTGTATGTGGAATGTTAAATCTCACCGATGGAGAATGCTGTCTCACCATACACAATGCAACTACCACCATAGAAGAAGCGcgagagaagatgagagaggtAACAGAGAAAACCGGAGAACTTTTTCAAGCGATGCAGCCCAAGGATCGGTTTAACGGCTGGGATCCGAAAACTTGGCTCACCTCTCTTGCAGGCTCACTGGGACTTACAGGTTGGGGAAAATGGCTTGTAAACATTGGTCTCATGATactgtgtggatttttatttttgataatgGGCCTTGCAATAGGCAGATGTATGATCTCTCGCTTGCTATCCTCCATTACATCCATTCGTCATGTACGGATCACAACGGTCGAGGAAGACCTCAGGGAAAGTGACTTTTGA